In Moraxella nasovis, the sequence AGCTGCATCAACGTGGAATAAGATGCCTTTTTCGCGTAAAAACTCACCAATGGCTGCGATATCGGTTACTGTGCCAAGCTCGTTATTTACTGCCATTAGGCTGACTAAGATGGTGTCTTCACGCACTGCATCTTTGACTTGATCAAGGCTGATTTTACCCGTGCCATGTTCTGGCTCAAGATAAGTAATATCAAAGCCTTCTTGCTCAAGCTGACGACAAGTATCAAGAATGGCTTTGTGTTCAATTTGGCTTGTGATGATATGCTTGCCTTTGGTGTGATAAAAATGTGCTACGCCTTTTAGGGCAAGGTTGTCAGATTCTGTAGCACCACTGGTAAAGACGATCTCTCTTGGGTCTGCACCTAACGTCTCAGCAATCTGCAAGCGAGCGTTTTCTACCGCTTCTTCTGCTTGCCAGCCAAAGCCATGCGATCGAGAGGCGGGATTACCAAAGATGCCATTAAAGGTCATGTACTCGACCATCTTGTCAGCCACTTCTTGGGCGATGGGCGTGGTGGCGGCGTAATCTAGATAAATAAGCTGGCTCATAGTGGCTAGGCTCCAAATAAATTTATGGTGTTAATGTTGTTGTCTTTTTTGATGCTGACACGCTCTTGGCGATCAGCGATGGTTTGGGTATTTCTTGATTCTAATAGTTGGGCAAGTGTGACATTTTTCAAGTAAGCTTCAATATGTTCTGACAGATGACGCCAAAGATCATGCGTAAGACACATAGAGCCATCATGACAATCGCCTTTTCCGCCACACTGCATGGCATTCACACTTTCGTCAACGGCAGTGATAATGGTCATGACATCAATTTCAGATAAAGGCTTTGCTAGATGATAGCCACCAGAAGCCCCACGAGTACTGCTAACCAATCCTTTTTTGCGTAATTTAGAAAACAGTTGCTCTAAATACGAGATAGAAATAGACTGACGTTTGGCGATGTCAGACAGTGACACTGCACCTTGATGACGGCTTTCTTGTACCGCCAAGTCAAGCAGGGCGGTAACAGCATAGCGTCCACGTGTGGTTAATCGCATAATCGTCATCCAAAAAATTTTGTTAGTCATCGAAGGTGATGAATGTATCAATTCGATATTATAGTAATTCCTAGTAAATCAGTCAAGATTATTTTAAGTCTTTTTTTGGTGAAATTTAAATAATCACATCCATTTTGCGGTACTTAATAAGGCAATCTTTAACAACTTGTGACAAAAATTATAACAAAAAGGCGATGATACGCCTTTTTGTTGGTTGCAAATTTATTGGTTGTAAGGTGCTATTATACCAATGGAGTATTAAAAAAACATGACACCACAAGTAATCGCAAGGATTATTGCCAACACTACTACAATGACTAAGCCGATCAAAGTTGCTCGCTGTTTGTTTTGTAGTTCGACCACTTGGGTGTTAAGCCTGCGGTTGGCAGTCTCTAGAGCACTGATTTTGTCGTTTTGTTCGCTTATGGTGTTCTTGTATTCTGTTAATTTATCAGTTTTGCTTTCGGTGGCAGTTTCGCTATCATCTTTAGACTTACCAGTGAATTTTGATAAGATATTATGAACCACACCACCTAAGCCAAGCTGTACTAAGA encodes:
- a CDS encoding Rrf2 family transcriptional regulator, whose amino-acid sequence is MRLTTRGRYAVTALLDLAVQESRHQGAVSLSDIAKRQSISISYLEQLFSKLRKKGLVSSTRGASGGYHLAKPLSEIDVMTIITAVDESVNAMQCGGKGDCHDGSMCLTHDLWRHLSEHIEAYLKNVTLAQLLESRNTQTIADRQERVSIKKDNNINTINLFGA